In a genomic window of Myotis daubentonii chromosome X, mMyoDau2.1, whole genome shotgun sequence:
- the SLC38A5 gene encoding sodium-coupled neutral amino acid transporter 5: protein MELQDLKMNGDLPAGAVGYRQEREDFLPSHNPAPGRKPTEFMDFKGKTSFGMSVFNLSNAIMGSGILGLAYAMAHTGVIFFLALLLCIALLSSYSIHLLLTCAGVVGIRAYEQLGQRALGPVGKVVVAMVICLHNVGAMSSYLFIIKSELPLVIGTFLNVEPERGWFLNGNLLIIMVSVLIILPLALMRYLGYLGYTSGLSLTCMLFFLISVIYKKFHISCDVGHNETVTESKSPSVLPSQGLNRSCEAQMFTVDSQMFYTVPIMAFAFVCHPEVLPIYTELCRPSKHRMQAVANVSIGAMFCMYALTATFGYLTFYSSVEAEMLHMYSQKDLLILCVRLAVLLAVTLTVPVVLFPIRRALQQLLFPSKAFSWPRHVAIAVILLILVNVLVIYVPTIRDIFGVIGSTSAPSLIFILPSVFYLRIVPSEVEPLSSLPKIQALCFGVLGVLFMGISLGFMFFNWATGRSHVSGH from the exons ATGGAACTGCAGGACCTAAAGATGAATGGAGACCTACCTGCGGGTGCTGTGGG CTACAGGCAGGAACGCGAGGACTTCCTGCCTAGCCATAATCCTGCTCCTGGGAGGAAGCCAACGGAGTTCATGGAT TTCAAGGGGAAGACATCATTTGGAATGTCAGTGTTCAACCTCAGCAACGCCATCATGGGCAGCGGCATCCTGGGGCTGGCCTATGCCATGGCCCACACAGGGGTCATCTTCTTCTT GGCCCTGCTGCTGTGCATTGCTCTTCTGTCTTCATACTCCATCCATCTCCTGCTGACCTGTGCTGGTGTTGTAG gcatcCGAGCTTATGAGCAGCTGGGACAGAGGGCActggggcctgtggggaaggTGGTGGTGGCCATGGTCATCTGTCTGCACAATGTTGGGG CCATGTCCAGTTACCTGTTCATCATCAAATCCGAACTCCCCCTGGTTATTGGCACCTTCCTGAACGTGGAACCTGAGAG GGGCTGGTTCTTGAATGGAAACCTTCTCATCATCATGGTTAGTGTGTTAATCATCCTGCCACTGGCCCTCATGAGATACTTGG GCTACCTTGGATATACCAGTGGTCTTTCTCTCACCTGCATGCTGTTTTTCCTCATTTCA GTCATCTATAAGAAGTTCCATATTAGCTGTGATGTGGGCCACAATGAGACAGTAACAGAGAGTAAGAGCCCCTCAGTCCTTCCTAGCCAGGGACTCAACAGAAGCTGTGAGGCCCAGATGTTCACAGTGGACTCACAG ATGTTCTACACAGTGCCCATTATGGCTTTTGCCTTTGTCTGCCACCCTGAGGTGCTGCCCATTTACACGGAGCTCTGCCG GCCCTCCAAGCACAGAATGCAAGCTGTAGCCAATGTGTCCATCGGTGCCATGTTCTGCATGTATGCACTTACAGCCACCTTTGGATACCTTACCTTCTACA GCAGCGTGGAGGCGGAGATGCTACATATGTACAGCCAAAAGGACCTGCTCATCCTCTGTGTGCGCCTGGCAGTGCTGCTTGCAGTCACTCTCACTGTGCCAGTTGTGTTATTCCCT ATCCGCCGGGCCCTACAGCAGCTGCTCTTCCCAAGCAAAGCCTTCAGCTGGCCACGGCATGTGGCCATAGCCGTGATTCTGCTCATCTTGGTTAATGTCCTTGTCATCTACGTACCGACCATCCGGGATATCTTTGGGGTTATCG GGTCCACCTCAGCCCCCAGCCTCATCTTCATCCTTCCCAGTGTCTTCTACCTCCGTATTGTACCCTCTGAGGTGGAGCCCCTCTCCTCTTTGCCCAAGATCCAG GCTCTGTGTTTTGGTGTCTTGGGGGTGCTCTTCATGGGGATCAGTCTAGGCTTCATGTTTTTCAACTGGGCCACAGGCCGGAGCCATGTGTCTGGACACTGA